The Bacteroidia bacterium genomic interval TGCCAAACGTTTTCCTTTACCCGAAATTTCTTCGGCTTTGGGTAAGACAAATCTCTCATTCGCCAAGCCATAAATGGGCATGGGTTCAGCCACATTCTTAAATGAAAAATTGCCCAAAGATTCCAGTTGGAATTCAGGTTTGTTTTTGATTTGCTGGCGAATGCTGCTGGACATCAAAACTGCTCCAGCTGTGCCTATAGACTCAATGCGCGAAGCAATATTTACCCCATCTCCAAAAGTATGCTCTCCGTCTATCGTAATCTCTCCCATATGGATGCCGATCCGAAGAGGAACTTTCCCGCGTATAGCTTCCTGAATTTCCTTTGCACAGCTAACGGCAGCAGAAGCACTATCAAATATGCTCAGGCTACCATCGCCATAGGTTTGGAGGAGTTCGCCGGAATGGCTGGCAATGCGATCTTTAAGGACGGCCTCGAAATCTTTGACAGCGCTCATGGCTGAATCGCGATTGCTCTGCATCATGGCGGTATAGCCGACGATGTCAGTGAACATTATGGCAGCAAGACGGCTTGTGGGCATGTAATTACTCTGAGGTTAATGTCTTAAGTTAGCAAATCACCAGCAATTTTAATGTGATGATAGCATTTATCCCTTCGGCTTCATAAACTTCTCTACAAAGGGCTGATATTCCCGTAAGGGTAGGAAGGCATATTCGAAATCGTAACTGGTATTATAGTAAAATCTTCCTGCATCAAAAGCCTTAACTAAATTCTCTACGGCTTCAGCTTTTTCTCCTAGAGCGGTCTGAATAATGGCTTGCTGATAATATGCCCTTGGGAATTGTTCTACTAATTCATCGAGGAATTGTCGGGCCTTATCTTTTCTACCTTCCTGCGCGTGTATCCAGCCCATTCTAGCGAGACTCCAGGAAGAATTTATTCCGTTTTCCACCAGGTATTCTCCTAATTTTAATGCCTCATCATATTGTCTGGCATGAACCAATGCTTCAAATAAAAGGGTCGAATCATGTAACAAACCTTCCTCAAAATCTGCAATGAGTTCTTCTGCTAACGCTATCTGGCTAAGGCTATCTCCATAAATGGCGAGATAATTGGCCGCAGAGTGTTTGCGCCAGCCTAATACATTTGGAGGGTACTCATATTTCTCCAATTCATTTAGAAAGTAGCTGATACTATCTGCTTCTCCGCGCTTGGCATGATAGAGGCTTCGACTAGTGATGGCATTAGTAGCATAGGTATCCATGGGGACATAGCCCAAGACTTTTCGAGCTTCTGTATCCTTGTCTTTTCGTATTAAATGAAACGCATAGACCCCATGCCACCAGGTATGTGCAACATAATCATTTGGATAATTGGCTGCTTCGATATGGGACATTGCTTCAATTCCTTTCTGAGGAAAATTTCTATATATACACATAAGTCCCATTAGCATATTATTGAATAGATGTCTGGGATCTTTTTTGAATATGCCTTCAATCTCTGGCATTGCCTCATGAGCTTTTCCCGAAACAAGCTTTTTGTTAAAGTCCTGGTACAGTTTTTCATATCCATGTAAGGAAGGAAATCGTCTGTCAATCAATTTGACTACTGAATCTGCTTTACCCCAGATTCCCAAATTGCTCCAACTCCATACATAAAATTGGTAGGGCGAAAAAAAGGTACTATCCAAACTGATAGCTTTTTCAAGCAGTTCTCGGGATTTCAGGTCATCTACATTCCAAAATTCCGAAAAAGCGCGATAGGCTTCAAATGCTTCTAATTTAGGAGCGATTTGATCTGTTACGATTGCGCTACTCGAAAACCTGGTTTTCTTAGCAACAAAAAATCCTAACATTCGTGAACGCAATTCCCCTACTAATTTTCTGGGCTCATCATAAGCTGCTTTAATCTCAGGAAGCACCATGTCCACATCCCCACTTTTTAGATCAATGATCTGACTTTGAATGGATAAAGAATCGCCTTCCTTATAAATATTTCCCCTGATCAATTTTTGCGCTCCCGTACGCGCTCCAAAATCCTCGCTTTGGGCATCTGTATCTTTTAAGTTCTCTCGAATGGTGGTATAGCTCACTACTTTTACATCATCCAGATTCATCATGCCCTGTATGACATGATCGGCAGCCATATCTCCCAGTACATCAAATTTGGGATCATTGGTTTTGTTTTCGAACGGCAGGATGGCGATGCGTGAGGCTTTGATCTCTTCCAGCTTTTCAGTTTCGGTTGGTGTATGAGCAAACATCCAAAACAAGCCTGCACCCAGGACCATGGTTAAAAAACCCAAGCTGGCGATTCTAAAAAGAGACTTTGTTTCCCGATTGTTTACTTGTTCCCCTTTACCTTTCATTTCTGAGGGCTTGGGAACACTAAGCCCCTCATTCCCCAAAGCATAAACGCTCATGGGTTCAATTACATTCTTAAAGGAAAACTTTCCCAGCGATTCCAGTTGGAATTCGGGCTTGTTTTTGATTTGCTGGCGAATGCTGCTGGACATCAATATGGCTCCATCTATGCCTATAGACTCAATGCGCGAAGCTATGTTTACCCCATCTCCAAAAGTATGCTCTCCGTCTATGGTGATCTCTCCCATATGGATGCCGATGCGTAGGGGTACTTTCCCGCGTATAGCTTCCTGAATTTCCTTCGCACAGCTAACGGCTGCAGAAGCACTATCAAATATGCTCAGGCTACCATCGCCATAGGTTTGGAGGAGTTCGCCGGAATGGGAAGCAATGCGATCTTTGAGGACTGCCTCAAATTTTTTTACAGCGGTCATGGCTGAATCGCGATTGCTCTGCATCATGGCAGTATATCCGACGATATCGGTAAACATGATGGCAGCGAGACGGGTGGTGGGCATGTAATTACTCTGAGGTTAATGTCTTAAGTTAGCAAATCATCAGCAATTGTAATATGATGATTGCATTCATCCCTTCGGCTTCATAAACTTCTCTACAAAGGGCTGATATTCCCTTAAGGGCCGAAAAGCATATTCATAATCGTAGCCGGCCTCCCAATAATTCCCTCCCCTGTCAAAAGCCTCGACCAAGTTCTTCGTGGCTTTAGGATGTTCTCCCAAGGCAGTTTGAATCATGGCTTGTTGATAATGTGCTTCTGGAAACTGGTTTTCTAATTGAGCAAGCAACTGCCGGGCCTTATCTTTCCTACCTTCCTGCGCATGTATCCAGCCCATTCTGGCCATTCGCCAATAAGGATTTCTGCCATTTTCCACCAGGTATTCTCCTATTTTTAATGCCTCATCATATTGTCTGGCATGCACCAAGGCTTCAAATAAAAGGGTCGAATCTGTCAGTCCCCCCTCCTCAAAATCCGTAATAAGTTCTTCTCCCAAAGCTATCTGGCTAAGGCTATCTCCATAAATGGCTAGGTAATTGGCAGCAGAGTGTTTGTGCCAGCTTACATAATTTGGCGGGTACTCATATTTCTCCAATTCGTCTAGAAAGTAGCTGATGCTATCTGCTTCTCCGCGCTTGGCATGATAGAGGCTTCGACTATTGAGGGCGACAGGGTGATAGGTATCCATGGGTACATAGCTCAATACCTCCCTGGCTTCTGTATCTCGGTCTTTTCGTATCAAATGAAACGCATAAATTCCATGCCACCAGGTATTTGAAACATAATCATTTGGATAATTTGCTGCTTCGATATGGGACATTGCTTCAATTCCTTTTTGAGGAAAATTTCTATAGATACATATAAGTCCCATTAGCATATTATTGAATAAATGTCTGGGATCTTTTTTAAATATGCCTTCGATCTCTGGCATCGCCTCATGCCCTTTTCCTGAAACAAGCTTTTTATTAAAGTCCTGGTACAGTTTTTCATATCCATGTAAGGATGGAAATCGTCTGTCAATCAATTGGACTACTGAATCTGCCTTGTCCCAGATTCCCGGATTGCTCCAACTCCATACATAAAACTGATAGGGCGAGAAAAAGGTACTATCGATACTGATAGCTTTTTCGAGCAGTTCCCGGGATTTAGGATAATCTACCAACCAAAATTCAAAAAAAGCATCATATGCTTCAAATGCTTCTAATTTAGGAGCGATTTGATCTGTTACGATTGTGCTACTCGAAAACCTGGCTTTCTTAGCAACAAAAAATCCTAACATTCGTGAACGCAATTCCCCCACCAATTTTCTAGGCTCATCATAAGCTGCTTTAATCTCTGGAAGTACCATGTTCACATCCCCACTTTTTAGATCAATGATCTGACTTTGAATGGATAAAGAATCGCCTTCCTTATAAATATTTCCCCTGATCAATTTTTGTGCTCCCGTACGCGCTCCAAAATCCTCGCTTTGGGCATCAACCTGCTTCAAGTTATCGCGAATGGTCGTATAGCTCACGACCTTTATATCATCCAGATTCATCATGCCCTGTATGACATGATCGGCAGCCATATCTCCCAGTACATTAAATTTGGGATCATTGGTTTTGTTTTCAAAAGGCAGGATGGCAATGCGTGAGGCTTTGATCTCTTCGAGTTTATCAGCCTGGGTATTAGAAAACATCCAAAACAAGCCTGCTCCCAGGACCATGGTTAAAAACCCCAAGCTGGCGATTCTAAAAAGAGACTTTGTTTCCCGATTGTTTACTTGTTCCCCTTTACCTTTCATTTCTGAGGGCTTGGGAACATTAAGCCCCTCATTCCCCAAAGCATAAACGCTCATGGGTTCAGTTACATTCTTAAAGGAAAACTTTCCCAGCGATTCCAGTTGGAATTCAGGCTTATTTTTGATTTGCTGGCGAATGCTGCTGGACATCAATATGGCTCCATCGATGCCTATAGACTCAATGCGCGAAGCTATGTTTACCCCATCTCCAAAAGTATGTTCTCCATCTATGGTGATCTCTCCCATATGGATGCCGATGCGAAGAGGAACTTTCCCGCGTATAGCTTCCTGAATTTCCTTCGCACAGCTAACGGCTGCAGAAGCACTATCAAATATGCTCAGACTACCATCGCCATAGGTTTGGAGGAGTTCGCCGAAATGGGAAGCAATGCGATCTTTGAGGACTGCCTCAAATTCTTTGACAGCGCTCATGGCTGAATCGCGATGGCTCTGCATCATGGCAGTATATCCGACGATATCGGTAAACATGATGGCAGCGAGACGGGTGGTGGGCATGTAATTACTCTGAGGTTAATGTCTTAAGTTAGCAAATCATCAGCAATTGTAATATGATGATTGCATTCATCCCTTCGGCTTCATAAACTTCTCTACAAAAGGCTTATAGTTCCACATAGGCCTAAAGCCATATTTTCAAAATAGAAATAATCAGGTCAGTTGAGGTCAAAAGCCTACCTCATGCAAAAGTTTTATATACCGAGGGTTTCCATGCAAAGATTTCAAAGCGGGCTCCATTTTTAGCCAGGTCATTTCCACTTCATGGGCTTCATAGGATTTTTCTAACCAATCCAGGGCAATTTCCACTTTCCCAATCCCTGCAAAGGCCTGCCCAAGAAAGAAAGCGGGATCTCCTCCCGATTTTGATTCCCATTGTTTTTGGAGTTGTTGAAAGATCTTTTCAACTTCCCCATCCTTGCCTTTTTTGTGATAAGCAATAGCTAAATCTGACAATAGGAAAGGAAAGGGATTCCCTGCCCGTTCAATTCCTTTTTCAAGGGTTTTGATAGCGTTTTCAATCTCTCCATTGTGCAGATATGCTTTACCTAAATAGCGATACGCATCAGCAAAGTCCGGATGTTTGTGAACCACATCCTGATAGTAGGGAATGGCTTTCTCGTATTGGGCACTAATAAAATACTTGGGCCCTTCTCTGAACTGATAATAGGCGTTTAGGGGATCCAGGATAACGACTTGTGCTGGAAGATTTCCAATTTTTTCCAAAGCACCCAACTTAGAATATAGGGTATACAAATACATTTTTGAGATCTGATCCCCTAAGGAAATGGCTTTCTTGAAGGCAGCTTCACCAGAATCAAAATCCCATTCAAAAAAAGTAAAGACCAGCCCTTCTATGGAATATATCGAACCGTAATGACTATCTATTTCTTTTGCCTGGTTAAGATAAGAGAGGACTTTTTCTTTGGCTTCCTGGGAAGAAAATGAGCCGAATAAGGTCCCCCTCCAAAAATTAATATGAGCCAGATCACATAGAGCAGGAACATAATTGGGTTCCTTTTCAAGGACCTGCTTCAGCATAGATTCGGCTTTGTCTGAAGCTTCCGAATCTCCTAGCCAGGGATTCTGCTTGGCTTGCAGATACAAGGCATAGACCTCTGGATCATTTGTGTAGGACTTTTCCAACCGTTCTTTCTCGGCTACACTCAATTTTTGATTAACTGCCGTGAATACTTCTTTGGCGATCTCACTTTGAAAGTCAAAAACATCGGATGTTTTACCCTCATAGGGAGAAGGTGCCCATTCCAATTGGTCTTTTAGGGTATTGGTAAGTTGAACATTGATCCGCAACTGATCCTTGCCCCACTGAACACTTCCCTCTAGAATATGGCTTACGCCC includes:
- a CDS encoding adenylate/guanylate cyclase domain-containing protein translates to MPTTRLAAIMFTDIVGYTAMMQSNRDSAITAVKDFEAVLKDRIASHSGELLQTYGDGSLSIFDSASAAVSCAKEIQEAIRGKVPLRIGIHLGEITIDGEHTFGDGVNIASRIESMGTAGAVLMSSSIRQQIKNKPEFQLELLGKFAFKNVMEPMSVYALGNEGMKVPKKSEMTGKGHQLGEGLRKYNKNGWVRLFAIGLIPILLGIGIWFASDLGNSPGQDIETNSPVIAVLAFDNLNNNPEQDYFSDGIADQIRNLLSAIPRATVISRTSSMYFKGKQVPLDQIAEELGVSHILEGSVQWGKDQLRINVQLTNTLKDQLEWAPSPYEGKTSDVFDFQSEIAKEVFTAVNQKLSVAEKERLEKSYTNDPEVYALYLQAKQNPWLGDSEASDKAESMLKQVLEKEPNYVPALCDLAHINFWRGTLFGSFSSQEAKEKVLSYLNQAKEIDSHYGSIYSIEGLVFTFFEWDFDSGEAAFKKAISLGDQISKMYLYTLYSKLGALEKIGNLPAQVVILDPLNAYYQFREGPKYFISAQYEKAIPYYQDVVHKHPDFADAYRYLGKAYLHNGEIENAIKTLEKGIERAGNPFPFLLSDLAIAYHKKGKDGEVEKIFQQLQKQWESKSGGDPAFFLGQAFAGIGKVEIALDWLEKSYEAHEVEMTWLKMEPALKSLHGNPRYIKLLHEVGF
- a CDS encoding adenylate/guanylate cyclase domain-containing protein, translated to MPTTRLAAIMFTDIVGYTAMMQSNRDSAMTAVKKFEAVLKDRIASHSGELLQTYGDGSLSIFDSASAAVSCAKEIQEAIRGKVPLRIGIHMGEITIDGEHTFGDGVNIASRIESIGIDGAILMSSSIRQQIKNKPEFQLESLGKFSFKNVIEPMSVYALGNEGLSVPKPSEMKGKGEQVNNRETKSLFRIASLGFLTMVLGAGLFWMFAHTPTETEKLEEIKASRIAILPFENKTNDPKFDVLGDMAADHVIQGMMNLDDVKVVSYTTIRENLKDTDAQSEDFGARTGAQKLIRGNIYKEGDSLSIQSQIIDLKSGDVDMVLPEIKAAYDEPRKLVGELRSRMLGFFVAKKTRFSSSAIVTDQIAPKLEAFEAYRAFSEFWNVDDLKSRELLEKAISLDSTFFSPYQFYVWSWSNLGIWGKADSVVKLIDRRFPSLHGYEKLYQDFNKKLVSGKAHEAMPEIEGIFKKDPRHLFNNMLMGLMCIYRNFPQKGIEAMSHIEAANYPNDYVAHTWWHGVYAFHLIRKDKDTEARKVLGYVPMDTYATNAITSRSLYHAKRGEADSISYFLNELEKYEYPPNVLGWRKHSAANYLAIYGDSLSQIALAEELIADFEEGLLHDSTLLFEALVHARQYDEALKLGEYLVENGINSSWSLARMGWIHAQEGRKDKARQFLDELVEQFPRAYYQQAIIQTALGEKAEAVENLVKAFDAGRFYYNTSYDFEYAFLPLREYQPFVEKFMKPKG
- a CDS encoding adenylate/guanylate cyclase domain-containing protein, giving the protein MPTTRLAAIMFTDIVGYTAMMQSHRDSAMSAVKEFEAVLKDRIASHFGELLQTYGDGSLSIFDSASAAVSCAKEIQEAIRGKVPLRIGIHMGEITIDGEHTFGDGVNIASRIESIGIDGAILMSSSIRQQIKNKPEFQLESLGKFSFKNVTEPMSVYALGNEGLNVPKPSEMKGKGEQVNNRETKSLFRIASLGFLTMVLGAGLFWMFSNTQADKLEEIKASRIAILPFENKTNDPKFNVLGDMAADHVIQGMMNLDDIKVVSYTTIRDNLKQVDAQSEDFGARTGAQKLIRGNIYKEGDSLSIQSQIIDLKSGDVNMVLPEIKAAYDEPRKLVGELRSRMLGFFVAKKARFSSSTIVTDQIAPKLEAFEAYDAFFEFWLVDYPKSRELLEKAISIDSTFFSPYQFYVWSWSNPGIWDKADSVVQLIDRRFPSLHGYEKLYQDFNKKLVSGKGHEAMPEIEGIFKKDPRHLFNNMLMGLICIYRNFPQKGIEAMSHIEAANYPNDYVSNTWWHGIYAFHLIRKDRDTEAREVLSYVPMDTYHPVALNSRSLYHAKRGEADSISYFLDELEKYEYPPNYVSWHKHSAANYLAIYGDSLSQIALGEELITDFEEGGLTDSTLLFEALVHARQYDEALKIGEYLVENGRNPYWRMARMGWIHAQEGRKDKARQLLAQLENQFPEAHYQQAMIQTALGEHPKATKNLVEAFDRGGNYWEAGYDYEYAFRPLREYQPFVEKFMKPKG